CCACATCCGCACGGACTCGACCCCGTAACCGAGCTGCGTCGCGACCCGCTGCACCGTCCCCTGCGTGACGCCCAGCTCCGCGCGCAGCGTCCTCACCATCCGCACCGCGGCGGCCTTCTCCTCGACCGAGTAGCGACGCGTCGTCGGCTTCCCATTCGCCAGTTCCTTCGGCATAACCCCATCCTCGTTTCCAAGGTCAGGAGTCTCCAACAAACTCAGGGCGCTTCAAGCTTTCTCTATACTCCTGGATGGCCAGCGAGGCTTTGATCAAGGCTTCCGACACACCGCCGCAAGCAGACAGTAGATACTCCCCCAGTTCCGCTGAGACTTGCCAGCCCACGTATCCTCGCCACCAGCCAATCCCGCCCTGATTGTCGTCAAGGTCGGCCAAGATCTCATCCATGAGACGAGCCACCGAGGATGTGACCGGCTCGACTGCGCTGCGGTAGGACGTCATAGCCCCAGCGTAGAAGGACATCGCCGTGATGCCCGGCGTTGTCGTCGCGGTCCTGTGGGCACTCATTGCCCTGATCCTGTTCCTGGTCGGGCGCAGCCAGATCAAGCAAGTGAAGGGCGTCCCGCAGACCGTGGACACCCTGAAAGAGATCCCCGAAACGCTGAAGAGAAATGAGGAGAACCGATGAGCGATTCACCCGACGAGATCCGCGCCGACATCGAGCGGACCCGCCACGACCTCGGCAGGGACGTGGACGCCCTGGCCGATGAGGTCTCCCCGTCGAAGATCGTGGACCGACAGGTCGACAAGGTCCGTGGCGCCTTCACCTCCGTCCGGGAGCGTGTGATGGGCGCAGCGGATGACGCCGGCTCGTCGCTGACGGATGCGGGCTCTCACGCCGGAGATCTGAAGGACCGCGCGGTCGCCAAAGCAGAAGGGAACCCGCTGGCGGTCGGACTGATCGCGTTCGGTGCCGGCCTGCTCGCGGCGTCGCTGATCCCCGCGTCATCGAAGGAGAAGGACCTCGCTGCAACCGTGAAGGAGCAGGCGCAGCCGCTGGTTGACGAGGTCACCGATGCTGCGAAAGAAATCGGCGAGCATCTGAAGGAGCCTCTGCAGGCGTCGGTCGAATCCGTGAAGTCGTCGGCACAGGACTCCGTCGCCACAGTCAAGGACGAAGCCCAGGGCGCGGCCAGCGACGTGAAAGACCAGGCTCAGCACGCTCGCGATAACATCTCCGACAGCTGAACCCGCACGAATCGGGCGGGCCCGTCACACGACGGGCCCGCCCCTTCACGAAGGAGCCTGCAATGACCAGCACAGCCCCCTCCACCCCGCGCAACGCCCCAGACCCCGAAGCATCAGGCAAGCCCGATTCCCCAGACGATCTGCACAAGAGGTCCTGGAAATACGTACTGCGGAAGACGATTCGCGAGTTTTCCTCGGACCAGTGCACCGACATCGCCGCCTCCCTGACGTATTACGCGGTGCTGTCGCTCTTCCCGTGCCTGATTGCAATCTTCTCGCTACTGGGTGTCGTCGGGCAGGGAAAAGCCGCCAGCGACGCGGTGCTGGGAATCATCGAGCAGGTCGCTCCCGGCGACACGGTCGACACAATCCGCGGACCGATCGAGCAGATCGCCGAGTCCCCGGGTGCCGGGTTCGCCCTCATCACCGGCATCCTGCTGGCCATCTGGTCAGCATCCGGATACGTGGGAGCGTTCAGCCGTGCGATGAACCGGATCTACGAGATCGAGGAGGGGCGGCCGTTCTGGAAGCTGAAGCCCGCCCAGCTGCTGGTCACCGTCATCACCATCGTGCTGCTCGTCATCGCCGCGATCATTCTTGTCGTCTCCGGCGACGTCACCAAAGCGATCGGCGACGCCCTCGGCATTGGCGACGTACCCCAGACGATCTGGTCCATCGCCAAGTGGCCGTTGCTCATATTCATCGCGGTGTTGGTCGTCGCCATCCTCTACTACGCCACCCCAAACGCGAAGCAGCCAAAATTCCGGTGGATCAGCATGGGCGCCCTGCTAGCAATCATCGTGCTCGCACTCGCCACCGCAGCCTTCGGGTTCTACGTCGGAAACTTCTCCAACTACGACCGCACCTACGGCTCGCTCGCGGGCGTCATCATCTTCCTGCTCTGGCTGTGGATCGCGAACCTCGCGCTGCTGTTCGGCGCGGAGTTCGATGCTGAGCTCGAGCGAGGTCGCCAGCTGCAGGCGGGCATCGCCGCCGAGGAGGACATCCAGCTACCTTCGCGCGACACCCGCAAGAGCGACAAGGCCGCCGAGAAGGAGCGGCAGGACATCGAGAAGGGCCGAGAGATCCGACAGAATGCCGACCCCGACGACACAGCCAAGGACGCGACCACCCCCGGTCCTGCCAGAGAACACTGACGGACGGCCTCGCTCGGGGCGCTCACGCCGCACGCGATTCTTCCCCGTGTCCGTCTTCGACCTCGCCCAGACTGACCCTATCGAAGGAGCCGAGCCGATCCCCGAAAACCCCGCTGACGCCCACCAGCTCAGCGGCGACGACCCCGCTGGCATCGCCGAGGCCGTGACCGACTGGCTCACCGGCCAGGGCTGGGCCATCGAGCACAACCAGCTCGGGGCCGGACTCAACGGCTACACCAGCCCCGACGACAAGCGAATCGTGATCGGGCTCTTCCCAGATGAGGGTGTAGGTGTGGTCTGAATCCGCCGGCTTCGAGGAGTGCGCGGGCGATGTAGTTGGTGAGGTTGCGGAAGCCGAGGGCCAGGCCACGCAGGTGCTCGAGGCGACCGTTCACGGCTTCGGTAGGTCCGTTGCTCGTGCGCGGCCGGTCGAAGTAGGCCAGGACGTCGCAGGCGCGTCTTGTCAGGGTGCGGCCGAGCTTGCGCAGTTCTACCAACGCCTCAGGCACACCCTCGGCGAGGGCGTCGATCACGGAGCTCATCTCGACGCGGCCGGCTGCCCGGTCGGGGTGACGGTAGGCGGAGATCATGCGCTGGTAGATCCCCCAGGTGCACTCGACGTGCACGTGCCGGTCCCCAGCGAAGAGCTTGTCAAGGCGCTCGTGCTGGCGGTCGGTGAGCAGGTCAGCCCCGGTGTGCAGGGTCCGCCGCGCGGTGTAGAGCGGGTCGCCCTTGCGTCCGCGGTGTCCGTGCAGTTCCTGCTGGACTCGGCGGCGGCACTCATCGAGAGCGTCCCCGGCCAACCGGATGACGTGGAAGGGATCCATAACCGTGACGGCGTCCGGCAGCTCCTCGGTGGTGGCGGTCTTGAAGCCCGCGAACCCATCCATGGCCACGACCTCGATCCCATCGCGCCAAGCCTGGTCCCGCTCGGCCAGCCAGTCCTTGAACGCCTTCTTCGACCGACCTTCGACCACGTCCAGCAGGCGTGAGGGCCCGGTGCCGTCCCGGACCGGGGTGAGGTCGATGATCACGGTGACGTACTTGTCACCGCGCCGGGTGTGCCGCCACACGTGCTCATCGACCCCGACGACCTTGACACCGTCCAGGCGGGTCGGGTCCTCGATGAGCAGACGCCGGCCCTCAGCCAGGACCGCGTCGTTGGCGGTGTTCCACGCCACGCCCAGTCCTTCGGCAACTCGGGCCATCGACAGGTGGCCGACGACGATCCCGACCAGACCCCACCGCAGGCCGGCGCGGGAGATCTTGGCCCGCGGCGGCGCCGCAGCGGTGGTGTCC
The window above is part of the Propionibacterium freudenreichii subsp. freudenreichii genome. Proteins encoded here:
- a CDS encoding phage holin family protein; amino-acid sequence: MPGVVVAVLWALIALILFLVGRSQIKQVKGVPQTVDTLKEIPETLKRNEENR
- a CDS encoding DUF3618 domain-containing protein; protein product: MSDSPDEIRADIERTRHDLGRDVDALADEVSPSKIVDRQVDKVRGAFTSVRERVMGAADDAGSSLTDAGSHAGDLKDRAVAKAEGNPLAVGLIAFGAGLLAASLIPASSKEKDLAATVKEQAQPLVDEVTDAAKEIGEHLKEPLQASVESVKSSAQDSVATVKDEAQGAASDVKDQAQHARDNISDS
- a CDS encoding YihY/virulence factor BrkB family protein; the encoded protein is MTSTAPSTPRNAPDPEASGKPDSPDDLHKRSWKYVLRKTIREFSSDQCTDIAASLTYYAVLSLFPCLIAIFSLLGVVGQGKAASDAVLGIIEQVAPGDTVDTIRGPIEQIAESPGAGFALITGILLAIWSASGYVGAFSRAMNRIYEIEEGRPFWKLKPAQLLVTVITIVLLVIAAIILVVSGDVTKAIGDALGIGDVPQTIWSIAKWPLLIFIAVLVVAILYYATPNAKQPKFRWISMGALLAIIVLALATAAFGFYVGNFSNYDRTYGSLAGVIIFLLWLWIANLALLFGAEFDAELERGRQLQAGIAAEEDIQLPSRDTRKSDKAAEKERQDIEKGREIRQNADPDDTAKDATTPGPAREH
- a CDS encoding ISL3 family transposase, with the protein product MPDATFTRPDLTTFTRLDGLGLEVTGQLLEPDRSVLACRVVEPDDWCRRCGCQGVPRDTVSRELAHEPFGWRPTTLVLTVRRYRCKECSHVWRQDTTAAAPPRAKISRAGLRWGLVGIVVGHLSMARVAEGLGVAWNTANDAVLAEGRRLLIEDPTRLDGVKVVGVDEHVWRHTRRGDKYVTVIIDLTPVRDGTGPSRLLDVVEGRSKKAFKDWLAERDQAWRDGIEVVAMDGFAGFKTATTEELPDAVTVMDPFHVIRLAGDALDECRRRVQQELHGHRGRKGDPLYTARRTLHTGADLLTDRQHERLDKLFAGDRHVHVECTWGIYQRMISAYRHPDRAAGRVEMSSVIDALAEGVPEALVELRKLGRTLTRRACDVLAYFDRPRTSNGPTEAVNGRLEHLRGLALGFRNLTNYIARALLEAGGFRPHLHPHLGRARSRFACRRGWCSR